CCACCTCTCTCCGTCCACGTAGGAGTCATTCCCTGATGCGTTACCAGATCCGTGCGGCGTTCGCCGCCGTCGCCCTCGCCGGGCTCGTGGCGATCCCTGCCGCCGCCCGTGCGCAGCAGGCGCCGAAGCTGGCGTACGTCGACGTGCAGACCTTGATGGAGCAGGCCCCCGGCCGCGCCGATGCGCAGAAGCAGTTCGAGTCCGAGGCCGCGGCGATCCGCGCCGAGGAGCAGCGCATGAGCGACTCGCTCGACGCCGCGGTGCAGTCGTACCAGAAGTCGCAGGCCACGATGACGGCCGCGGCGAAGCAGGCGAAGGAGAAGCAGCTGCAGGACATGCAGCAGGGCTTCCAGCAGCGCGCGCAGGCGCTCGAGGCGCGCGGCCAGCAGCGCCAGCAGGAGCTGTCGCAGGTGTTCGAGTCGCTCGTGCGCGACGCGATCAACGACGTGCGCACGGGCGAGGGCTACGCGATGATCTTCGCCGGCGGCCCGAGCTCGGCGATGCTGTCGGCGGACAAGAGCCTCGACATCACGGACAAGGTGCTCACGCGCATGCGCACGATCGCCGCGACGCGTCCGGCGCCGACGAGCGCGCCGGCGACCCGCCCGGGGACCACTGCCGCGCCCGCGGCGTCGACCGGCGCTCCGGTGGCGGCGCCGGCGGGCGCGTCGCGCCCGAAGGTTCCCTGAGATCGTGTCGCTCGGCACGAGTGAGCAGCGGTCCGGCGGCGGTGGGGGCGTGTCCCTCACCGCCGCTGACGTTGCGCGACTCGTCGGTGGCCGCCTAACGGACGGCGGCGACGGCGCGCGCGCCATCCGCCGCGTCGCGCCGCTGCACCGCGCCGGCCCGGACGAGCTGACGTTCCTCGCGTCGGCGAAGTACGCGGACGCGTTCCGCGAGACGCGCGCAGGCGTCGTGCTGGTCGCTCCGGCGCTCGCGGACACGGCCGGCGCGCCCGACGCCGTCCGCATCGTGGTCGACAAGCCGCACGAGGCGCTGCTCGCCGTGCTGCCGGTGCTGTACGTCCAGGCGCCGCGCGAGACGGGGATCCATCCGACGGCGCGCATCGGACGCGGCGCGCACATCGGCGACGACGTCACGGTCGACGCGTACGCCATCGTCGGCGACGGCGTGGTGCTCGGGGACCGCGCGTGGGTGGAGACGCACTGCGTGGTCGGCGCCGGCGTGGAGGTCGGAGAGGACGCGCACCTCTATCCGGGCGTGACGCTCTACGCCGGCACGTCGTTAGGCCGGCGCGTGGCCGTGCACAGCGGCGCGCGTCTCGGCAGCGACGGCTTCGGCTACGTGTTCGGCGACGGCCAGCACCGCAAGATCCCGCACGTCGGCCGCTGCATCGTGGAGGACGACGTGGAGATCGGCGCGAACACGACGATCGACCGCGGCAGCGTCGACGACACGATCATCGGCGCAGGGACGAAGATCGACAACCTCGTGCACATCGGCCACAACTGCCGGATCGGGAAGCTGTGCCTGATCATGGCGCAGGTGGGGCTCGCCGGATCGACGACCGTGGAGGACGGCGTGATTCTCGCCGGGCAGGTGGGCGTGGCCGGGCATCTGACGATCGGCACGGGGGCGCGGATCGCCGCGCAGGCGGGCGTGGTGGGCGACGTGCCGGCCGGCGCGACGTACGGCGGCTATCCCGCGCGGCCGCACAAGGAATCGCTGCGCGCGCATGCGGCGACGTTCCGACTCGCGGAGCTGATGAAGCGCATCGAGCGGATGCTCGAGCGCAGCGAGGCCGAGCAGTGAGCGCGGTGGGCCAGCGCCGCACGATCGCGCGCGAGGCGACGCTCTCCGGCGTCGGGCTGCACCTCGGCGAGCCGTGCACGCTCGCGTTCCGCCCCGGCGGGGTGGGGCAGGGCATCGTGTTCCGCCGCGTGGATCTGCCCGACCGCCCGGAGATCCCGGCGCGTGTCGGCGTCGCCGTGGAGGCGCAGCGTCGCACGCAGCTCGGGACCGGCGACGACGCGCTGCACACGGTGGAGCACGTGCTCGCCGCCGTCGCCGGCGCGGGCATCGACGACCTCGTGATCGAGATGGACGCGGCCGAGCCGCCGATCCTCGACGGGAGCTCGGTGGAGTTCCTCGCCGCGCTCGACGGCGCGGGCGTGGTGGGGCACGGCGGCGCCGCCGACGTGCTGACGCTGGACGAGCCGGTGCGCGTGATCGACGGCGAGAGCGTGTACGAGGCGTTCCCCGCCGACGAGCTGCGCGTCGAGGTCTCGATCGACTTTCCGCACCCGTTGATCGGCCGCCAGTGCGGCCGCTACGTTGTCACGCCGGAGACGTTCCGCCGCGAGCTCGCGGCCGCACGTACGTTCGGGTTCGTCCGTGAGGTGGAGGCGCTGCGCGCGATGGGGCTCATCAAGGGCGCGTCGCTCGAGAACGCCGTGGTGCTCGACGAGACCGAGGTGATCTCGGACGGGCTGCGGTGGCCGGACGAGTTCGTGCGTCACAAGGCGATGGACTGCGTCGGCGACCTCGCGCTCGCCGGCGCGCGCGTGCAGGCGCGCATCGTCGCACAGAAGCCGAGCCACCGTGGCACGGTGACGCTCGTGCGGGCGCTCGTGCGTCACGGCCGGCTCGCCGGCAGCGGTGCGACGCCGACGCCGCCTCCTTCCTCCTCCCGCCCACCCGCTCAGAGGCACAGCGTGCTCGGCATCGAAGAGATCATGAAGGTGCTCCCGCACCGATACCCGTTCCTCCTCGTCGACCGCATCGTGGAGCTCGAGGAGAAGACGCGCGTCGTGGGGATCAAGAACGTCACGATCAACGAGCCGTTCTTCCAGGGACACTTCCCGGGGCATCCCATCATGCCGGGCGTGCTGATCGTCGAGGCGATGGCACAGACCGGCGGCATGCTGCTGCTCGGCGCGTTCCCCGACCCACAGGACAAGGTCGTGTACTTCACGTCGCTCGACAATGTGAAATTCCGGCGCCCCGTGAAGCCCGGCGACCAGCTCCGCTTCGAGCTCGACATCGTCCAGATTCGCGGTCCCGTGTGCAAGATGCGCGGTGTGGCGAAGGTGGACGGCCAGGTCGTGTGCGAGGCCGACATGGCGGCCATGGTGCGCGACCGATGAGCTCCACGGCGGTAGGGGAGGGCATGGGCATTCATCCGACCGCGATCGTGCACCCCGACGCGGTGCTCGGCGACAACGTCACCGTCGGCGCATACGCGATCATCGGCGAGAACTGCACGGTCGGCGACGACTGCGTGCTCGCCCCGCGCGCGGTGCTGGAGAGAAACGTTAGGCTCGGCCGCGGCGTGAAGGTCGGCATCGGCACGGTGCTGGGCGGCGACCCGCAGGACCTGAAGTTCCGCGGCGAGGAGACGTGGGTCGAGATCGGCGACGGCACGGTGATCCGCGAGTACACGACCGTCAATCGCGGCACCACGCAGTCGTACAAGACCACCGTCGGGCGCAACTGCCTGCTGATGTCGTACGTGCACCTCGGCCACGACTGTCACTTCGGTGACTACGTGATCGTGTCGAACGGGTCGCAGTTCGCCGGGCACGTCACGGTCGAGGACCGGGCGATCGTGTCGGGACTGTGCGCGTTCCACCAGTTCGTGCGCGTGGGTCGACACGCGTTCATCGGCGGCATGACCCGCGTGGCGAAGGACGCGCCGCCGTTCCTGCGCGCGTCCGGGAACCCGATGAAGCTGTACGGGCTGAACACGATCGGCCTGCAGCGCAGCGGCTTCGACGACGACACGCTGCACGAGCTGAAGCGCGCGTACCGGCTGCTGTTCCGCTCCGAGCTGATTCTCACGCAGGCGGTGGAGCGCGGCCGCGCGGAGCTGAACCTCGACGTGGAGCAGGTGCGGCAGATGCTCGACTTCGTGGAGGCGAGCGTCCGCGAGGGGCGCGGGGTGGGCTTCTGAGCGCGCAGCGCGCGGAGCGCGCGCTGCGGGTGGGCGTGGTGGGCGCCGGTGGGCTCGGCTACCATCACGTGCGCATCCTGCGCGAGATGCCCAGCGTGACGCTCGCCGGCTTCTACGAGCAGGACGAGGCGCGCCGCGCGCTCGTCGCCCGCGAGCTCGAGGCGCCCGCGTTCGACACGCTCGACGCGCTGCTCGACGCGACCGACGCGCTGAATGTCGTGGTGCCGACGCCGGCGCACTTCGACGTCGCGCGCGCGGCGCTCGCCCGCGGCAAGCACCTGCTCATCGAGAAGCCGATCACGACGACGCTGGAGCAGGCGGACGAGCTGATCGCGATGGCCGATCGCGCGGGCGTCGTCGTGCAGACGGGGCACGTCGAGCGGTTCAACCGCGCCATCCGCGCCGCGCTGCCGTACGTCGAGCGGCCGCGGTTCATCGAGAGCGACCGGCTGGCGCCGTTCAGCCCGCGCGGCAGCGACGTCGCCGTCGTCCTCGACCTCATGATCCACGACATCGACCTCGTGCGCACGCTCGTCGGCGCGCCGGTGGACGACGTGCGCGCGGTGGGCGTGCCGGTGCTCACGCCCACGGTCGACATCGCGAACGCGCGGCTCGGCTTCACGTCCGGCGCGGTCGCGAACATCACGGCGAGCCGCGTGTCGCGCGAGCGGCTGCGGAAGATCCGCATCTTCCAGCAGAGCGGCTACCTGTCGCTCGATCTCGCGGCGGGGACGGGCGAGTTCTTCCGGCTGCGCGGCGGCGTGGACGTCGCCTCGATCGCGAAAGCGCCGCCGCCGCTCGACCTCGCGATGTTCGTGGAGCGCGTGCCGCTCGAGGCGCCGGAGGGCGAGCCGCTGCGGCTCGAGTTCGACAGCTTCGTCGCGGCCGTGCGCGGCGAGCAGCCGGTGGCGGTGAGCGCGCGCGACGGCCGCGACGCGCTCGACGTGGCGCTGCGCATCGTGGGGGAGATCGAGCGCACGCTCCCGTCGCTGCGCGGCGCCGCGCTCGCGACGTCCTGATGCCTAACGGCAGAAGAGAGGTGCTGTTCGTCGCCGGCGAGGCGTCGGGCGACCTGCACGCGGCGGGTGTGGCGCGCGAGCTGAAGCGGCTGCGCCCCGAGCTGCATCTCGCCGGCGTCGGCGGACGCCACTTGCAGGCGGCCGGCGTGGAGCTGCTGGAGGACGCCGAGCGCCTCGCGGTCATGGGCTTCGTCGAGGTGCTGAAGCACGTGCCGGCGCACTACGCGCTGCTGCGGCGGCTGCGCGCGCGGCTGCGCGGCGGATCCGTCGCGCTGCTCGTCCTCGTGGACTATCCCGGCTTCAACATGCGGCTCGCCGCCGAAGCGCGCCGCGCCGGCGTGCCCGTGCTGTACTTCATCACGCCGCAAGTGTGGGCGTGGCGCAAGAACCGGCTGCGCAACATGGCGCGCGTCATCACGAAGGCCGCCGTGATCCTGCCGTTCGAGGAGAAGCTGCTCCGCGACCACGGCATCGACGCGACGTTCGTCGGCCATCCGATGCTCGATCGCGCGCAGTCGCTCCCGACGCAGTCGGAGGCGCGCGCGGAGCTCGGCCTGCCGCAGGACGGCAAGGTGCTCGCGCTGTTCCCGGGGAGTCGCATGCAGGAGATCGAGCGCCACCTCGACGACTTCGTGGCGACGGCGCGCCGCCTCGAGACCGAGGTGCGCGGGCTCCGCGTCGTCGTGAGCCTCGCGCCGACGGTGCGCATCGATCCGGCGCGCTGCCCGTACCCGATGGTGGATTCTGGCTCGCTGCTGCTGCTGCGCGCGGCGACGGCGGCGCTCTGCAAGAGCGGCACGACGACGCTCGAGGCCGCGGTCGCCGGCTGTCCGCTCGTCGTGGCGTATCGCACGAGCCGGTGGACGTACGAGGTCGCGCGCCGCGTGGTGGAGATCCCGCGCATCGGTCTCGTGAACGTCGTCGCGGCGCGCGAGGTGGCGAAGGAGTTCGTGCAGGACGCGGTGCAGCCCGAGGCGATGGCGGCCGCGCTGAAGCCGCTGCTCTGCAACGCCGGTGACCAGCAGCGCATGCGCGTGCAGCTCGCCCGGGTCCGGTCGATGTTGGGCAGACCCGGCGCGGACGTGCGCGTCGCCGAGATCGCGAGCGGCATGGTGGCGTGAGCGATCCCGCACCGGGCCGCGACCAGGGCCGCGCCGAGCGTCGGCTGTGGCTGTACGTCCGGCTCGGCGTGCCGTTCGTGCGACTGCTCGCGTCGACGTGGCGCGTGCGCGAGATCGGGCGCGAGGGGTGGAACCAACGTCGCGCCGCGGGGCTCGCGACGATCACGGCGCTCTGGCACGGGCAGCTTCTCGTGCTCACGTCGCACCACCGCGACCTTGGCGCGGCGGTGCTCATCAGCGAGCACCGCGACGGCGAGATCATCGCGCGCGTGGTGGAGGCGTTCGGCTATCGCACCGTGCGCGGCTCGACGTCGCGCGGCGCGGGGCGCGCGCTGCTGGAGCTCGTGCGCGTGCTGCGCGGCGGCATCGACGTGGCGATCACCCCGGACGGCCCACGCGGCCCGCGCCACTCGTTCGCGCCCGGGGCGCTCGTCGCCGCGCAGCGCAGCGGCGCGCCGGTGGTCGGCGTGGTCGCGCACGTGAGCCGCGCGTGGCGCCTGCGGAGCTGGGACGGCTTCGAGATCCCGAAGCCGTTCGCGCGCGTGACGATCGCGTACAGCGAGCCGACGCCGGTGGACGTCGCGACGCCGCGCGAGGCGGTGGAGCAGGTGCCGCGCTTCGAGGCGTTGATGCGCGCGCTCGGCGAGCGGGCGGCGATGCGTGATGGTGGGGCCGGTGGCTGACCTCGCGGATCTCGCGTCGCACGTCTGGTACGGCCGCGACGGAATCGCGGCCATCGCGCGCGTCGCGCTCACTCCCGCGTCGCTCCTCTACGGTGTGGTGATGCGCATGCGCGACTCGCTGTACGATCGCCAGCTGCTGTCGTCGTACGTGCTCGCGCTGCCGGCGCTCAGCGTCGGCAACCTCACCGTCGGCGGCACGGGCAAGACGCCGGTGTCGTCGTGGATCGCGCGTCGCATGCAGGCGCTCGGCGCGCGACCGGCGATCGTGCTGCGCGGCTACGGAGACGACGAGCCGCTCGTGCACTCGCTGCTGTCGCCCGGCGTGACCGTCGTCACGGACGCCGATCGCGTGCGCGGCGTGGCGGAGGCGGCGAGCCGCGGCGCCGACGTCGCGGTGCTCGACGACGCGTTCCAGCACCGCCGCGCGCGACGCGACGCCGACGTCGTGCTCGTGAGCGCGGAGCAGGCGAGGGCAGACGCGCGGCTGCTGCCCGCGGGCCCGTACCGCGAGGCGCCATCGGCGTTGGGCCGCGCGTCGCTCCTCGTCGTGACGCGGAAGACCGCGTCGCTCGAGGAGGCCGCCGACGCCGCCTCGAGGATGGCGAGGCGGGCGCGGAACGTTCCAGCGGCGATCGTGGCGCTCGCGCTCGATGCGGTGCACGCGTGGCCCCCGGGCGGCGACGGCTCGCCGCTCGACGCGCTGGCCGGCGCGGCCGTGCTCGCGGTGGCCGCCGTGGGCGAGCCGGCCGCGTTCTTCGCGCAGCTCGCCGCGGCCGGTGCCGACGTCGCGCCGGCGGCATTTCCCGACCATCACGCGTTCACGCGCGCCGAGGCCGAGTCGTTAGCACGGCGCGCCGAGCGTGCCGTGCGCGGCGACGGTGCGGCGCGCGTGGTATGTACGCTGAAGGACGCCGTGAAGCTCGGTCCGCTCTGGCCTGACCTCGCGCCGCCCCTTTGGTATGTTTCACAGCGCGTGACCGTCGAGGCAGGCGGTGACGCGTTGAACGCCATCGTCGCGCGCGTGCTCGCCGCGCGCTCCCAACTCAACGATACGACCGGGGCCGCCCGGCCTTCCTAACCGTCTGCATGGGCACTGACCTTCGCCTTCCGACCGCGACCATCGTCCGGCCCGACAAGGACCGATTCCTGAACGAGGAGAACCCGTTCGAGGCGATGATGTCGCGCTTCGACCGGGCGGCAGCGCTGCTGGACCTCGACCCCGGCATCTACCAGGTGCTGCGGCATCCGGAGAAGCAGATCACGGTGAGCATTCCCGTGATGATGGATTCCGGCGAGGTGAAGGTGTTCATCGGCCACCGCGTGCTGTACAACACGTCGCGTGGACCCGCGAAGGGCGGCATCCGCTTCGACCTGAACGTCAACCTGGACGAGGTGACGGCGCTGGCCGCATGGATGACGTGGAAGTGCGCCGTCGTGAATTTGCCGTTTGGTGGTGCGAAAGGCGGCGTCGTGTGCGACCCGCTCGGCATGAGCGTCGGTGAGCTGGAGCGCCTCACGCGCCGCTACACCGCCGGCATCATCTCCGTGCTCGGCCCCGACTCCGACGTGCCGGCGCCCGACGTGAACACGAACGAGCGCGTGATGGCGTGGGTGATGGACACGTACTCCATGCACATGCGCCACACCGTCACGTCGGTCGTCACCGGCAAGCCGGTGGAGATGGGTGGCTCGCTCGGCCGCCGCGAGGCGACGGGGCGCGGCTGCATGATCGTCACCATGCAGGCGCTCCAGCAGCTCGGCATGCCGGTGCAGGGGACGACGGTCGCCGTGCAGGGGTTCGGCAACGTCGGCTCGGTCGCCGCGCAGCTGCTCGCGCGCCAGGGATGCAAGATCGTCGCGATCAGCGACCGCACCGGCGGCTACACGAACCCCACCGGCATCGACGTCGACGCGGCGATCGCGTACGTGCAGCGCCACAAGACGCTCGAGGGCTTCGCGGGCGGCGATCCGGTGAGCAACGACGAGCTGCTGACGCTCGACGTCGACGTGCTGGTGCCCGCCGCGCTGGAGAACGTCATCACGAGCAAGAACGCCGGGAAGATCCGCGCGAAGATCATCTGCGAGGGCGCGAACGGCCCGACCACGGCCGGCGCCGACGCCATCCTCGACGAGAAGGGGATCTTCGTCATCCCCGACATCCTCGCGAACGCGGGCGGCGTCACCGTCTCGTACTTCGAGTGGGTGCAGGACCGCGGCGGCTACTTCTGGTCCGAGGCGACGGTGAACGAGCGCCTCGAGGACATCATGGTGCGCAGCTTCCGCGACGTGCTCGCGCTGTCGAAGCAGCATCGTGTGAACATGCGCACGGCCGCGTACATGCTGTCGATCAGCCGCGTCGCGACGGTGCACCGGCTGCGCGGCATCTACGCCTGACGGCTCGCGTCGCGGGCGGCGCGGCCAGCTCCTCGGCCGCGCCGCCTGCGCGCTTCGGTCTCATGCGCATCGTGCTCGCGGTGGTCGGCCGTCCGCGCGGCGACGGCGTGGCGGACGCGATCGCCGAATACGAGACGCGCGCGGCGCGCTACTGGCCGCTGGAGGCGCACGAGGTGCGCGAGGAGCCGGCGCGGTCGTCGTCGCCCGAGATCGTGAAGCAGCGCGAGGGCGAGCGATTGCTGGCGAAGATCCCGGCTGCCGCGGTGCTCGTCGCGTGCGACGAGCGGGGCCTGGCCTGGACGTCGCAGCAGTTCGCCGCGTGGCTGCAGCGGCAGCGAGAGGAGGGGCGCGACGTCGCGTTCGTGATCGGCGGCGCGTACGGCCTCCCGCCCGCCGTGCGCGAGCGGGCCGCGGTGCGTCTCGCCGTGGCGCCGTGGACGCTGCCGCACGAGCTCGCGCGACTCGTGCTCGCCGAGCAGCTCTATCGCGCGGGGACGATCGTGCGCGGCGAGCCCTATCACAAGGCGTGAGGTCGCCCACTTCCCCCGCGGCCCGCGCTACGGCAGAGTGATTGCCAGCATCGAGAGACCACCATCACGGACGACCAGTGAGGCGAGATGGAGCGGCGGACGGAGCGAGTGACGATCGGGGCGGCGCCGGCGCGATGTCGCCGGGCGCGGCGCCGCGCGTGTCGAGCGTGACCGGCGCGCCCGTGATCGGCCGCGACGCCACGCCGCTGGCGGCGCCGGACGGCACGCTCGAGGTGCGGAGCGAGCCCCTCGGCGGCTCGCCGCTGTCACGCGCGGCGCAGGTCGGGATGGCGCCCGAAGGCTGGTTCGAGCCGGTGCCGGCGTCGTCCGGCGAGTGGCTGCGGCGCGTGGGCCGGGTCCGCGAGCAGTTCGCGGCGGGCGCGTGGCTGGAGCTGCTCGCGCCCGCGTTCGACGCGCACGGGCGCGCGGCCGAGCGGCTGCAGTCGGTCGCGGCGGGTGCGGGCGTGATCGTCACGACCGGTCAGCAGCCGGGGCTGTTCGGCGGGCCGCTCTACACGCTCAGCAAGGCGCTCGGCGCGCGCGCGCTCGCCGACGTGCTCGAGGAGTCGACCGGCATTCCCGTCGCGCCGGTGTTCTGGGCGGCGACCGACGATGCCGACTTCGCCGAGGCGAGCCACACGATCGTCGCGGGGCCGCACGGCGCCGTCGAGCTGCGCGCGACTTCGACCGCGCCTGAGGGCACGCCGATGAGCGCCGTGCCGCTCGGCGACGACGTGATCCCGCTGCTGGAGACGCTGCGCGGCGCCGCCGGCTCGGTGTCGTACGCGCCGGCGCTCGCCGCGGTCGAGGCAGCGTACCGATCCGGGGCGACGGTGGGCGGCGCGTACGTCGCGCTCATGCGGGCGCTGCTCGAGCCGTTAGGCATCGCGGTGCTCGACGCGTCGCACGAGGCGACGCGCGAGGCGAGCTTCCACCTGCTGCGCCGCGCGCTGCTGCAGGCGGCGGACATCGAGCGCGCGGTCGCGAAGCGCGGCGCCGACATCCGCGCCGCGGGCTTCACGCCGCAGGTGGAGGAGGTGGCGGGGCTGTCGCTCGTCTTCCGCTACGACGCGAGCGGCCGCAAGGCCCGCGTGCCCGTCGCCGACGCGCGCGCGCTCGTGACGCGCGTGAAGCACCACGAGCTCGGTCCGAACGTGCTGCTGCGTCCCGTGGTGGAGCGCACGATCCTGCCGACGGTGGCGTACGCGGCCGGGCCGGGCGAGCTGTCGTACTTCGCGCAGGTGAGCGCCGTGGCCGGCGCGTTAGGCGCGTCGACGCCGCTCGCCGTGCCGCGCTGGTCGGGCACGGTGATCGAGCCGCACGTCCGTCGCGCGCTCGCCCGCCTGGGCATCGACGTCGACGATCTCGCCGCGCCGGACGCCGCCGAAGGACGCCGCGCACGCGCGCGCATGCCGGCCGACGTGCGCGCCGCGCTCGACGGGCTCCGTGCCGACGTGGATGGACGCGTCGACGCGCTGCGCCGGGCCGAGGATGGCCGCGCGTCGGTTCCCGCTCCGGTGCTCGACGGCGCGCGCAACGCGCTGCGCCACCGCATCGACCGGCTGGAGCGCCGGTATCTCGCCGCGCTGAAGCGGCGCGACGACGAGGCGGCGCGCGACTTCACGACGGCCCGCGCGGCACTGTATCCGTTAGGCAAGCGGCAGGAGCGTGCGCTCAATCCGGTGCCGCTGCTCGCGCGACATGGACCGGCGCTGTGGGAGGCGATGCTCGCGCGCGCGCGAGCGCACGCGACGTCGCTCGTGGAGCGCGGCCACCCTCCGCGGCACGACGGATGACCACCGCGACCGCCGCGGCCGGCGACGAGCACCCGGAGCGCGGCCAGCCGACGAGCGGGGGCGTCGCGGCGCGGCGTCGTCCGCTCGCGGCGCGTGGCGGCGCGGCGGCGATGCTCGTGGCGCTCGGCATCTTCCTGTCGCGCATCTTCGGCCTCGTGCGCAGCCGCGTGATGGCGCGCTACCTGGGCACGAGCGACGCGGCCGACGCCTTCACGTCCGCGCTGCGCATCCCGAACTTCCTGCAGAACCTGTTCGGCGAGGGCGTGCTGTCCGCGTCGTTCATCCCCGTCTACGCGAAGCTGCTCGCGGAGGGTGACGAGGACGAGGCGGACCGCGTCGCGGGCGCGGTGTTCGGCCTGCTCGCCGCGACGGTCGCGCTGCTCGTGGCGGCGGGCGTGCTCGCCACGCCGTTCTTCGTCGAGACGGTCGCGGCG
This DNA window, taken from Gemmatirosa kalamazoonensis, encodes the following:
- a CDS encoding 23S rRNA (pseudouridine(1915)-N(3))-methyltransferase RlmH, whose protein sequence is MRIVLAVVGRPRGDGVADAIAEYETRAARYWPLEAHEVREEPARSSSPEIVKQREGERLLAKIPAAAVLVACDERGLAWTSQQFAAWLQRQREEGRDVAFVIGGAYGLPPAVRERAAVRLAVAPWTLPHELARLVLAEQLYRAGTIVRGEPYHKA
- a CDS encoding OmpH family outer membrane protein; translation: MRYQIRAAFAAVALAGLVAIPAAARAQQAPKLAYVDVQTLMEQAPGRADAQKQFESEAAAIRAEEQRMSDSLDAAVQSYQKSQATMTAAAKQAKEKQLQDMQQGFQQRAQALEARGQQRQQELSQVFESLVRDAINDVRTGEGYAMIFAGGPSSAMLSADKSLDITDKVLTRMRTIAATRPAPTSAPATRPGTTAAPAASTGAPVAAPAGASRPKVP
- a CDS encoding bifunctional UDP-3-O-[3-hydroxymyristoyl] N-acetylglucosamine deacetylase/3-hydroxyacyl-ACP dehydratase — protein: MSAVGQRRTIAREATLSGVGLHLGEPCTLAFRPGGVGQGIVFRRVDLPDRPEIPARVGVAVEAQRRTQLGTGDDALHTVEHVLAAVAGAGIDDLVIEMDAAEPPILDGSSVEFLAALDGAGVVGHGGAADVLTLDEPVRVIDGESVYEAFPADELRVEVSIDFPHPLIGRQCGRYVVTPETFRRELAAARTFGFVREVEALRAMGLIKGASLENAVVLDETEVISDGLRWPDEFVRHKAMDCVGDLALAGARVQARIVAQKPSHRGTVTLVRALVRHGRLAGSGATPTPPPSSSRPPAQRHSVLGIEEIMKVLPHRYPFLLVDRIVELEEKTRVVGIKNVTINEPFFQGHFPGHPIMPGVLIVEAMAQTGGMLLLGAFPDPQDKVVYFTSLDNVKFRRPVKPGDQLRFELDIVQIRGPVCKMRGVAKVDGQVVCEADMAAMVRDR
- the lpxD gene encoding UDP-3-O-(3-hydroxymyristoyl)glucosamine N-acyltransferase — its product is MSLTAADVARLVGGRLTDGGDGARAIRRVAPLHRAGPDELTFLASAKYADAFRETRAGVVLVAPALADTAGAPDAVRIVVDKPHEALLAVLPVLYVQAPRETGIHPTARIGRGAHIGDDVTVDAYAIVGDGVVLGDRAWVETHCVVGAGVEVGEDAHLYPGVTLYAGTSLGRRVAVHSGARLGSDGFGYVFGDGQHRKIPHVGRCIVEDDVEIGANTTIDRGSVDDTIIGAGTKIDNLVHIGHNCRIGKLCLIMAQVGLAGSTTVEDGVILAGQVGVAGHLTIGTGARIAAQAGVVGDVPAGATYGGYPARPHKESLRAHAATFRLAELMKRIERMLERSEAEQ
- a CDS encoding Glu/Leu/Phe/Val family dehydrogenase, which produces MGTDLRLPTATIVRPDKDRFLNEENPFEAMMSRFDRAAALLDLDPGIYQVLRHPEKQITVSIPVMMDSGEVKVFIGHRVLYNTSRGPAKGGIRFDLNVNLDEVTALAAWMTWKCAVVNLPFGGAKGGVVCDPLGMSVGELERLTRRYTAGIISVLGPDSDVPAPDVNTNERVMAWVMDTYSMHMRHTVTSVVTGKPVEMGGSLGRREATGRGCMIVTMQALQQLGMPVQGTTVAVQGFGNVGSVAAQLLARQGCKIVAISDRTGGYTNPTGIDVDAAIAYVQRHKTLEGFAGGDPVSNDELLTLDVDVLVPAALENVITSKNAGKIRAKIICEGANGPTTAGADAILDEKGIFVIPDILANAGGVTVSYFEWVQDRGGYFWSEATVNERLEDIMVRSFRDVLALSKQHRVNMRTAAYMLSISRVATVHRLRGIYA
- the lpxB gene encoding lipid-A-disaccharide synthase, with protein sequence MPNGRREVLFVAGEASGDLHAAGVARELKRLRPELHLAGVGGRHLQAAGVELLEDAERLAVMGFVEVLKHVPAHYALLRRLRARLRGGSVALLVLVDYPGFNMRLAAEARRAGVPVLYFITPQVWAWRKNRLRNMARVITKAAVILPFEEKLLRDHGIDATFVGHPMLDRAQSLPTQSEARAELGLPQDGKVLALFPGSRMQEIERHLDDFVATARRLETEVRGLRVVVSLAPTVRIDPARCPYPMVDSGSLLLLRAATAALCKSGTTTLEAAVAGCPLVVAYRTSRWTYEVARRVVEIPRIGLVNVVAAREVAKEFVQDAVQPEAMAAALKPLLCNAGDQQRMRVQLARVRSMLGRPGADVRVAEIASGMVA
- a CDS encoding lysophospholipid acyltransferase family protein, with the translated sequence MSDPAPGRDQGRAERRLWLYVRLGVPFVRLLASTWRVREIGREGWNQRRAAGLATITALWHGQLLVLTSHHRDLGAAVLISEHRDGEIIARVVEAFGYRTVRGSTSRGAGRALLELVRVLRGGIDVAITPDGPRGPRHSFAPGALVAAQRSGAPVVGVVAHVSRAWRLRSWDGFEIPKPFARVTIAYSEPTPVDVATPREAVEQVPRFEALMRALGERAAMRDGGAGG
- a CDS encoding Gfo/Idh/MocA family oxidoreductase; amino-acid sequence: MGVVGAGGLGYHHVRILREMPSVTLAGFYEQDEARRALVARELEAPAFDTLDALLDATDALNVVVPTPAHFDVARAALARGKHLLIEKPITTTLEQADELIAMADRAGVVVQTGHVERFNRAIRAALPYVERPRFIESDRLAPFSPRGSDVAVVLDLMIHDIDLVRTLVGAPVDDVRAVGVPVLTPTVDIANARLGFTSGAVANITASRVSRERLRKIRIFQQSGYLSLDLAAGTGEFFRLRGGVDVASIAKAPPPLDLAMFVERVPLEAPEGEPLRLEFDSFVAAVRGEQPVAVSARDGRDALDVALRIVGEIERTLPSLRGAALATS
- the lpxA gene encoding acyl-ACP--UDP-N-acetylglucosamine O-acyltransferase, with product MGIHPTAIVHPDAVLGDNVTVGAYAIIGENCTVGDDCVLAPRAVLERNVRLGRGVKVGIGTVLGGDPQDLKFRGEETWVEIGDGTVIREYTTVNRGTTQSYKTTVGRNCLLMSYVHLGHDCHFGDYVIVSNGSQFAGHVTVEDRAIVSGLCAFHQFVRVGRHAFIGGMTRVAKDAPPFLRASGNPMKLYGLNTIGLQRSGFDDDTLHELKRAYRLLFRSELILTQAVERGRAELNLDVEQVRQMLDFVEASVREGRGVGF
- a CDS encoding tetraacyldisaccharide 4'-kinase yields the protein MADLADLASHVWYGRDGIAAIARVALTPASLLYGVVMRMRDSLYDRQLLSSYVLALPALSVGNLTVGGTGKTPVSSWIARRMQALGARPAIVLRGYGDDEPLVHSLLSPGVTVVTDADRVRGVAEAASRGADVAVLDDAFQHRRARRDADVVLVSAEQARADARLLPAGPYREAPSALGRASLLVVTRKTASLEEAADAASRMARRARNVPAAIVALALDAVHAWPPGGDGSPLDALAGAAVLAVAAVGEPAAFFAQLAAAGADVAPAAFPDHHAFTRAEAESLARRAERAVRGDGAARVVCTLKDAVKLGPLWPDLAPPLWYVSQRVTVEAGGDALNAIVARVLAARSQLNDTTGAARPS